A region of the Carya illinoinensis cultivar Pawnee chromosome 16, C.illinoinensisPawnee_v1, whole genome shotgun sequence genome:
GCAGTCGATGGTGATATTTATATGTACCGATTCAACTTTCAAAACTAGCTAGGGAAATGTGATTTTGGTGCCATTGTTGCAGTATGTTATACCAGATTCTTATCCCAAAAAGAGCcgggttttatttttgttcaccTTGATATAGGGGTAACGTAAGGTACTAAATCATGCAGTTAGGTTAGTTTGTGGGTATACTTTTATGGAATCTCCTTGTGCCTAAagcatttttcattatatattgtCCAAAAAACAGATTTAAGTCCTTAAGCAAAACATAGCTTATATCCTCAGTAATATAATCTCATTAGGGTTTCGATCCCGTGTTCGAATCATTTTTGAATCCCATTGCTTCAGCCTGAGATATATAGCATGCCATGGAAATATATAGGACTATTGCTTCAAGTACATACTATATGATCTCACGCTAGAATCTGACTAACGCTTAAAGAGATTGGCATCTCACCAATTCAGAAACAAAGGTGGAAGCTGGAGCCATACCAATACAAAATATGTCACTTGAGATTGAAGCTCTTTATAACATGAAGAGTGCAATTAAGATAACTCCTAGTTGACAACATGTAAAACAAGATAACTCTAAGATAACAACGACCAAACGTGAAATAAAAGTGCAATTAAGTTGTGTGGCTGGGTTTGCATGAAAGCTCTGTATAAGTATTGAGCTGATCGACTTGACATTGTTTATAGAACAAGTAGTTGTACCGTAATTACGAGGTTGGTTCTTCTATTTTGCTGGTACTAGGCTGACCTATTCTCTCTTCCAATGACGAACTGGTCAATAATCTTCACACTTTCCAACGGGTCCTCGAACGGATAATCTGCCATCCATTTGCTGGGAAACCATCTTTTATGGCTCGACCGCTCTGGGTCAATCTTCTTCTCCTGCTGCCAATCAGGATCCTCCGTCCATTCCTGTGGCACCTGCATGATCAACATGGGTTGGCGATTACAAAGAAAAGAATCGAAGGCCAGTTCAATCTTTCCAAGAATTCTCATACAGTTACTTAATGTCCAACAGTTAGAAGCATTACAACTATTCTCCAACCCCTGGTAAAATAGAAGGTGATGCAtgtgggaaaaattatggtCCGGGAAGTGAAACGGGTAGGTGGAAATTTCATTCATAGGGAAAATTAGTAAATAGTTTTGGAGTGCGGATGACATAGCACCATCAACGTATCACAACACACCATTTTTAATGACATGGCATCCTATGAACTACATCTCCGTACCCTGGAACTACTAAATAATTACTccatttacaaaacacaatacTAAATCAAAGCTACAGGgcaatttaaataaatacaagttaTTATCTCTCAATTACAtttcattttgttatttttttattagcaccAAGTGTTTGGGAACAAACTCCTGATTAATCCCAAGGTGCATAGACCCTTGGCAAATAATTTTCTACAAGTGGACATTGGTTTGCTCTCACGCCGCACTATAGAGCTTATAAAGTTATTGAATTTGCACAAACAACCACCCTAGATCGATTCCCTATGTTCTTCTTGATTTCTTGTCGTCCACTTGCGTCACGTGTCACATGCGACTCATCctctatttttttcactttgCCATTCAGATTCTATACCCTACCCAGCCCAGGTATCATATTTCTATTCTCTCAAGTCCACAAACTGGCCTACCACTATGTCTGCCACGTCATCCGTTGATTGTTTGTCCCATTGACTTGTTGGCCCAAAAAAAGCCTAGTTGTATCTCATTCTCTCCAAAATGATGTTAGTCATCTATTGAGATTATTTTACATGGTTACAGTTATAACATGTGGGCTTCTACTATGTGCGTGTTCTTAAAAGGGCAAAATTATGGTGCTATGTTTTTGAGAAACTTCCCAAATCAAAAAAAGGTATTGAATGAAACTGCTAAAGTATTTCCAAACTGTTTGGAAGATTGAGATAATGTTCATTGTAAGATAATTCTCTCGTGTTCTAAAGCATTTCTAATGCAGATTGGACTAGTGATCTAATTGATCCACGCTCCACCACTAGTTACTACTTTCAACGTGGGACTTCCTTAGTTTCGTGGCAtagtaagaaaaaatctattatagCCCATTCTAGCACCGAAGCATAATATCATGCACTTGCTAATGTCATTTCTAAACTTTTGTGGTTATATTGGCTTTTGATATATAGACATAGGTGCTCTTTAGATTGCTTGTACTCCCATTTACTATGATAATCGCAATGCTATTCATATTgctcataataatattttccatAAGCACATCAAGtatattgagattgattgtcatttcatTTGATATCATCTTCAGCAAGGCACATTCCTTCTATGTTCCACCCTCATTAGAAGATCATTTGGCTGGCATTTTCACCGAGTCCTATCGACCTGGTCGGCAACATGGTCTTATTTTCAAACTCAAGATGACATTGTCACCACTATTATAAGCTTGAGGGAGTGTTAAATATTACCATACTTATGATACAATATATTCATGATATTCTAGCATATTCTCTATCATATTTAGCTTATTATAAATAATGTAAATCAATTAGCTGTATTTTgacttatattatttattgtattttcattctttctctagACTTATTCAATTATAAATAGGGCATTCTATTGCACAACTTGATCATATACAGAAATacaatttgttttcttaattaccTTTCAATTTGTTATTTATCAAGAAACAACATTTTGTTTCATGAgattctaatttttattataaatttttccaTGGTAGGTTTTTATCCGAGGGTACTTTTTATAGGAATTCAATTAATAACAAATTAGTTTTTCATACGAAAAACACTAGATAGATTTTGAAATGCAAATTAAAGGGAATCAATACCTTGTCAACTGCAAGGGTGAAAACTTCAAGATCACCGTCAGCTTTGATGTGAAATCTTGTGAAGCCCTTGTAATCAGATATCCTAAAAGCGGAGAAGGCTTCGTCGTAGTGCAAGTTAAACATGCTGACGCAgatgcatagctagaatccaatcACATAGGAAATTACAAAGGTCGTCAAGGGCCAGAAATAAACGAAGACACAAACATTATAAGAAACGGTCTCCGATCGAGAGAGAGACGCCATCCCATTCTTGCAAATATTGTTCCGCGTGACAGCCATGAACTGATATCGTATATTAGTCCAAATGAATGTGTCTTAGTAATGAAAAAGAGGAAGCATCTGTCGATTTCTTAAACAGGGAGGAGAACTTCTCTTACCTTTGGCACATCAAATATTGGAGACATGAGATTGATGATGATCTCGGCACACCCATGATAAAGATGGCGAAACCACAACATTTCTATCGCTGCTCTTGTGCCATTTGGAGGAGGAAAATGACAAATTTCAGGGGATTCGACATATTGCTGGTGATCATGTAAAGAGTGTTCATAACCTggttaagaaaaacaaaatttgttgaaggagtaaaaatattcattctcCCTTTCTCAAACAGCTGAGATTAGGGAACTAGTGCATgcctatgattttgaaaaactcatggttttttaataatatatttttatgtatgaaatgaTGAAGGAAAAATATGGTTACAAGCGATTCTACGCATCAATACGCTCACTCATCCAATATGATTAGTCAGAAAGTCAGACTTTAATGAAAATGATACCAATTtacattttgaatatgaaaacaGCAATAGTAGTATGCAGATTGGTATGCAAATTCGCTTGaacgtaacaaaactcattgATGAAACCTTATCACATGAACCAAAAACACATGCAGCAGTAGTTTCACAGATTAATAGATTACTACGTATGTAGaaacttttaatttattaaaaaattaattaatcttttcaaagaattgaaaaataaaattttagtaggaaaaatgatttttacgtttaaaaatactaattttataaaaaaagaccACTCCGGCCGGGCATGCACTTTATGTGGCAAACGCCAGTACGAGCTGCCAATtgcttctttccctttttctttaattaataatttaaatattttttacatacaAAATCTAtaattcgtattataaaaatatgaattactgtttaaggtaaaaaaaaattaaattaaattaaagtcttgttttgaaaaaattaaagtgACTTATATTTTAACCAACTCATGCCATAACGGgttatttcaaaacaaatgcaCAAGAATATTtgtacaaaaattctatataacaaACATTTTATCTGGTTCATTGATCGTAGAGCTGCTTGGACGTACGTCGATTATAATACAGTTCGactttgaaaattaatttactGACGTTTTTCTGGTTTCATTTATATAGACggtcatatatatgtatatataacagTTGGGGAAACCTACCCGAAGTAGTTGCTGATAGTTTATGGCGGATAAACAACTCAAGGCCCAGTTCCAACGCCAACATGAGAATTAGAGCTGCAACTAGGTGTGCAGAAACGTGAAGAATTGCCGTCGCTAACCTTTTCGTCCTTGAAACTTTGGAGGGTGCAAATTTATATGCCACAAGTAGCAGCAGCATAACGGCTCCTAGAGAAACGTAAGAGTGTTCCAGCATGTCTATAAAAGCATTCCACAACGTACGGAAACAAGTCCTTAAGAAACCCAACTTGGAGTCTACTTCAAAGATGTGATTAAGCTCACACTAGGCCCCAAAAGAGAAGAGATCAGTCATATGGATAAGCACTTTTAATAAAtcgagagagatcagagagaagAAAGATGTCCTAATTAATTTAGGGCAAGTTTTATTTACAAGTTCTTTACCTGTGGGAACATAGAAAAGGCCAACATATAGTAGATAATGCCAGCAACATAATCAAACTTCCAATTCTCCCTTTTAAATTTcccaatatttttaaatccaagCTGACGTCAATGAAAAGGAAAGTTATGACcaagaaacaaaagataaaATGTTTATGAACTTGAGATTGGTATTGACAAGGGATCCATAGAGGTAAGAGAAATTACCTTCCACGACGTTTGTTTGTCTGGATAACTAGCTCCGCACTCATAGAAAACCCCATGAGATTCTTTAAAACCACCAAATACATGGGTGGGATGGGCAAATGCTCCGCCACAACCATTTACAAGTAGATGTTGTGCATAAACTGAATCATTCGATTCAACCATTGAGTGGCGCATATAGTGATGTATGTCACCAGCAATTCGAAGCTTACACCTTTCTTTCAAAGTTTTGCAGATAAGATTTGAGAGTTTCTCTCTGTCGACATCAATTCCACCTTCATACCAATCAACAAGCCAGTCTGGTTGGTGCGTCATAACGATCACACAATCATTGTTTTCGATCTTAATTACACATGGTTTAACAATGAAAATATTCAATCAGCTAGCAGAAGATTCAAGAGTGTTAAGAAcacaatacaaataattaaatctacttCTTTCCATTAGTTCAAACTTTCGGGAGAAGTGATTTTTCATGAGTTCGAACTCTGACTCTACACTTTATCCTATTTGATTAAATATTCTATGTATTGGCACACTCATTGAATTAGAGTTTGACCCACACCCCACACGTGAAGAGAgagtgttaagaatataatacaaataattaaatcaacCTCTTTCTATCTCTTTGTACATTTGGGGGGTCACACCACCCCCCTCTTCCCAAGCGGGGGCCTTCTCGGCCGCCTCGTGGTAGGACTTCTAACCTCCCATGGTGTTTCGTGATGGGGATTCTCACCCAAGGGGTAGATTTAAGGGATAGACAGTGTGATATTTTACACTGATTGATAAGTGTAGGTAATTCCCAAATTGTTTGGGAGGGAGAAGTTATTGCttcttataattatttcaatagggtttcaattaaactattgactagtcattttggaatTTGACCTAGATGTGGCCTAAGCATTACAAATGATATTAGAGCCTAGCAATCTCAACCAGTAATAATATAAGACTTGAGTCGTGCCACCTTTTAACAAGGaagttattaaaataaaatgatgtgcGAATAAGTGTCATacatttcaattaaaatattacaggtTAACctgatattaataaataaaacaccCTTATCCACAAGAAATATACctgcaaatttattaaaaaaaaatacatggcCGGTGACTGCCCACTTGTAGGCACTCTAATTgtaggccaaaagaaattaagaaccATTGAAGCTATAACTTTGGACTCTATGTaagaaatgcatgcatgcagtgcACTACTAAGTATATACTTAGGCAGCtgagaaattaaaataattcccaaacaaagagaaagaaacaaaaaaataccaTTTCCCTTGCGATTTTTGAAAAGAATTGGAATTGGTAGGTATCGATATCGCCATCTAGTGCAAGATCAAAACCAAATATCCACCATCTTTGAGGaagtttcaaagcaaaataAGTCATCTTCTGAGGCATAAACCACCCGCCCAACCACCTCTTCTCGCATATATACTTTGTAAAGGTACGAAGACCATCAATCCAATCTGTtactccaaaattaagaaaatattaccaAAGAATGACAACATAGCTTGAGGTTAAAAAACACCCTCCTCGAATAACAAAAATTACACTTAGATTGTATATAtggaaagaaagaaaccctCTTTTTTGTGGGTGAAAAGATCCAAACTCAAAAGAGTCTAATCAAGATACATCTGAAACCAACCATGATTTCCGGGAATAACAAAACATTGAGGTCCATCACGGTGATCCTCCTCATAATTGACAGGAGGCTCAAGAGCATACTCGAAAGGACGAAGGAGGCGCTGGTCATATGTACACTTTGACGGATTAGGATACCTGtaatacaagaaaaattcaaataaaaccaGCAAAATATATTGCAGCCTATTTGACTAAAAGAATTCATtgcaaaagaaattttgaactGGATGATTAATCTCAAATACGCCAAAACAAAACTCCAAACCTTGGCCAACATAAAACTCTTCTAGTGATTAAAGCTTGCAAAGCTAAATTAGGTTGTTTGAGGAGGTACTTATTCTACCAtgcatgtaatttttttgttttagatatCAACCATTAATGTTACAAAATTGAATTTTGAGGATTTTACTGTTTGAGCATTTGTCACGTTATGATATAcgataaaatttgataaatactGACCTAATATATGTTGGTTGTTACCATCTTTTAGAAGTGGTAAATTAAGGACAGAAAATCCTAGGAAGTGTTTGACTTGCATGGCAAATAATTCCTACCACAATTAGTAAAAGAACAAATTAAGCGAATGCATGGCttaatgtttgattttttttttatttaaattttaaataccgAAGAAGCTAGTGTCTCAACCTAAAACATGGATTCTGCAGGTTTTGAAGACCTTATGATCTAGAAATATCATCTACTTACGCAAGATCCCCTCCAATGAGTAGCAAGTCTCCGCGTTTTAAGATGCGGCTAGTAAAACAAATGTGAGGCTCAGCAAGTAGCCGTGCCACAGTATATGTTGAACTCCCACCATCACCAGTATCAGCCATGAAGTCAACCCACAACTCTTCATTTCCACTAAAATCATGCAACAAATTCTCTTGATCAGctccattttgggcttgattcaTAGCTGCCTGAATATATTTGGGAGAGAGTAGTGCTGATGCTTACACAAAGGTTTAAAGAAACAAgttatgctccattttattgtatgttaattttttccacacactGCATAAAGTAGTATTAGATAGTCATGCAGTCCAATAGGAGTACTAATCTTATAAGATTGTAAATCAGGTTGATATAATCCAAACACGATATTTCCACTACTCCCATTTAAATAAAACTGGCTATAATATACATAAAGCCAGCAAATATCTGCTAAACAGTTTTGTTTATGTAACAAAGAGTGGAGGAGCGCGCTTAGTGGGCAAGCCCCTCAAGCAAAGAATTACCCAGGGCAATGACCAAGCATTACGCCTGGGATAACCGCAATGAAGGCTGGCCATAAAGGCCAGCTGTGTGTTacctaaatatttttataaaaggggTTTTAGACTTTTAGTACCTCTTCCAAGGGCAGAGGCTAGAGTAACACTATTACTCTCTCAAAATTCGTTCTCTCTTGAAAGAGTGTCTAGGTTGTGAGTATTTGAGTATGGTTCTACATTATCTTTCGTAGTACACTCGTGAAACAAGTCAACAACTGCAGAGATTAAGCCGGAGATATAATTATTCCAATGTGGAAATTTTGATTAGATCTAACAGTTTCTTTTTCAAGAACACACGACTTAACCGAAAATCATATGGTGTCATATGATCAGACAATAAAAATTGGGTCTAATCACCCAATCTTCAATGAGCTTTGAGTGACAATATTTATGTACAAACTCGAGATCTAAGGTCTTGTTTGGATTTAAAAGcactctcaactcatctcatcttatttaattatgattataattttctcaaactttcaaataaaatataataaacaattcaattttttcaaattctaaaataagaataa
Encoded here:
- the LOC122299306 gene encoding uncharacterized protein LOC122299306 isoform X2 — protein: MGKVQKNPMRSDTEAFPFGLRRLTISFTEYFIVASFIELLLFPFLRKTILRETDEYLLPRQSLINQSEKIRLAYTLLMLTILMTASIVWDSLEWFNKRYFSWLTLAVVYSLLPEQRKDMIMRGDLWMFMIGFSFSLPTLIGIHSIVYYIHRYLSKSSESPKSVNMQNILGHSADFGLLFVIEERRINQRIQTIYIGIPSFVGHLCFLIIALYSIIMEISLYWGRSYSKPDFKNMVRWYSGISTDLYKTIYDLMVSVNIFQGRFDLRILQAAMNQAQNGADQENLLHDFSGNEELWVDFMADTGDGGSSTYTVARLLAEPHICFTSRILKRGDLLLIGGDLAYPNPSKCTYDQRLLRPFEYALEPPVNYEEDHRDGPQCFVIPGNHDWIDGLRTFTKYICEKRWLGGWFMPQKMTYFALKLPQRWWIFGFDLALDGDIDTYQFQFFSKIAREMIENNDCVIVMTHQPDWLVDWYEGGIDVDREKLSNLICKTLKERCKLRIAGDIHHYMRHSMVESNDSVYAQHLLVNGCGGAFAHPTHVFGGFKESHGVFYECGASYPDKQTSWKLGFKNIGKFKRENWKFDYVAGIIYYMLAFSMFPQCELNHIFEVDSKLGFLRTCFRTLWNAFIDMLEHSYVSLGAVMLLLLVAYKFAPSKVSRTKRLATAILHVSAHLVAALILMLALELGLELFIRHKLSATTSGYEHSLHDHQQYVESPEICHFPPPNGTRAAIEMLWFRHLYHGCAEIIINLMSPIFDVPKFMAVTRNNICKNGMASLSRSETVSYNVCVFVYFWPLTTFVISYVIGF
- the LOC122299306 gene encoding uncharacterized protein LOC122299306 isoform X1; translated protein: MGKVQKNPMRSDTEAFPFGLRRLTISFTEYFIVASFIELLLFPFLRKTILRETDEYLLPRQSLINQSEKIRLAYTLLMLTILMTASIVWDSLEWFNKRYFSWLTLAVVYSLLPEQRKDMIMRGDLWMFMIGFSFSLPTLIGIHSIVYYIHRYLSKSSESPKSVNMQNILGHSADFGLLFVIEERRINQRIQTIYIGIPSFVGHLCFLIIALYSIIMEISLYWGRSYSKPDFKNMVRWYSGISTDLYKTIYDLMVSVNIFQGRFDLRILQAAMNQAQNGADQENLLHDFSGNEELWVDFMADTGDGGSSTYTVARLLAEPHICFTSRILKRGDLLLIGGDLAYPNPSKCTYDQRLLRPFEYALEPPVNYEEDHRDGPQCFVIPGNHDWIDGLRTFTKYICEKRWLGGWFMPQKMTYFALKLPQRWWIFGFDLALDGDIDTYQFQFFSKIAREMIENNDCVIVMTHQPDWLVDWYEGGIDVDREKLSNLICKTLKERCKLRIAGDIHHYMRHSMVESNDSVYAQHLLVNGCGGAFAHPTHVFGGFKESHGVFYECGASYPDKQTSWKLGFKNIGKFKRENWKFDYVAGIIYYMLAFSMFPQCELNHIFEVDSKLGFLRTCFRTLWNAFIDMLEHSYVSLGAVMLLLLVAYKFAPSKVSRTKRLATAILHVSAHLVAALILMLALELGLELFIRHKLSATTSGYEHSLHDHQQYVESPEICHFPPPNGTRAAIEMLWFRHLYHGCAEIIINLMSPIFDVPKLCICVSMFNLHYDEAFSAFRISDYKGFTRFHIKADGDLEVFTLAVDKVPQEWTEDPDWQQEKKIDPERSSHKRWFPSKWMADYPFEDPLESVKIIDQFVIGRENRSA